A stretch of Pseudoalteromonas sp. A25 DNA encodes these proteins:
- a CDS encoding AMP-binding protein — protein sequence MGKSTHLFHSRDLVQCEANSLIDLIAVDTYNKPNQEVFHFIDEKGESVEVFDYQTLSNSVSRIAKSLLQIQQRNTEHQDQALIVLPQGADFVTSFYGCMAAGIIAVPSFPPKNQLQIERLQYAIEDLGKPIVITNNAVLPLLKEQLAHLPIRWLLVEECEAIEPQPLHNFKTKEQDIALLQYSSGTTGKPKGVIITNQNILENSELIRQSFGHQEDKTRMMLWLPPHHDMGLVGGVMQGIYTGYPTMLMPTDLFLRSQFRWLKAVTDFRATTTGAPNFAFDLAVKNIRESRLAELDLSSLQNLFCGAEPINAQTVNQFFDKFAQCGLKPEAFLPCYGMAEATLMVSGKPHSQQYKQLCVDEPLLKRGMVKAVDTPSARSQWLVSSGKVHDSIDAKIVDPNNHIALADGQVGEVWLQGNSISPGYWQDKERTDANFGLTLAGHSETYHRTGDLGFYHKGELFITGRLKEVIIIRGANFYPQDLEYEASLAFPELKNCRSAAFSVTEEGKEVLVMALEVPRNVSDFDIFAKTLNGRLIERFGVKADQILFLPRKTIKITSSGKLQRVAIKQAYEQGTLQAYHRFSLEAQVNDSQTISDGAVTELDIFDIASVEHWLVCKVSELTGVSIAQISPKDSLANVGLDSVLAMEILFKLEQLTGIYLAPDVLYSCNTPHLLAKQITTVASKTSKTELDPTC from the coding sequence ATGGGAAAATCTACTCACTTGTTTCATAGTAGAGACTTAGTTCAATGCGAAGCAAATAGCTTAATCGACCTAATTGCAGTCGATACATACAACAAACCAAATCAAGAGGTTTTCCACTTCATTGATGAAAAAGGCGAATCGGTAGAAGTTTTTGATTACCAAACACTTAGCAACTCAGTATCACGCATAGCAAAGTCACTGCTACAAATACAACAACGTAACACTGAGCATCAGGATCAAGCGCTTATTGTGCTCCCTCAGGGAGCTGATTTCGTAACATCATTTTATGGCTGTATGGCTGCGGGAATTATTGCCGTGCCATCGTTCCCACCTAAAAATCAGTTACAAATTGAGCGTTTACAATATGCTATCGAAGACTTAGGTAAGCCTATTGTCATCACCAATAACGCTGTCTTACCTTTGTTAAAAGAGCAACTCGCTCATTTACCTATTCGCTGGTTATTGGTTGAAGAGTGCGAAGCGATAGAGCCGCAACCACTACATAACTTCAAAACCAAAGAACAAGATATTGCTTTACTACAATACAGCTCTGGCACCACGGGCAAACCCAAGGGTGTGATCATTACCAATCAGAATATCCTTGAAAATTCAGAGTTGATCAGGCAAAGCTTTGGTCACCAAGAAGACAAAACGCGCATGATGCTATGGCTTCCACCGCATCATGATATGGGTTTAGTCGGGGGGGTTATGCAAGGCATTTACACTGGTTACCCAACCATGCTAATGCCCACTGATTTGTTTTTACGTAGCCAATTTCGCTGGCTAAAAGCCGTGACAGACTTTAGAGCCACCACCACAGGTGCACCTAATTTTGCTTTTGATTTGGCGGTAAAAAACATTCGCGAATCTCGCTTAGCAGAGCTTGATTTATCATCGCTGCAAAACTTATTTTGTGGCGCTGAGCCAATTAACGCTCAGACGGTTAACCAATTTTTTGATAAATTTGCGCAGTGCGGTTTAAAGCCTGAGGCATTTTTACCCTGCTACGGTATGGCCGAGGCAACATTGATGGTCAGTGGCAAGCCTCATTCGCAGCAATATAAACAACTATGCGTAGACGAGCCACTTCTCAAACGAGGTATGGTAAAAGCGGTTGATACACCTTCAGCGCGCAGCCAATGGTTAGTCAGCAGCGGTAAAGTGCATGATTCAATTGACGCTAAAATAGTAGACCCCAACAACCATATCGCGCTTGCAGACGGTCAAGTTGGCGAAGTTTGGTTACAGGGAAATAGTATCAGCCCAGGTTACTGGCAAGATAAAGAGCGTACCGATGCAAACTTTGGTTTGACACTGGCAGGACATAGCGAAACCTACCACCGTACAGGAGATTTGGGTTTCTATCACAAAGGTGAACTTTTCATCACCGGCAGGCTGAAAGAAGTCATCATTATCCGCGGTGCTAATTTTTATCCGCAAGACTTAGAGTACGAAGCATCGCTGGCCTTTCCTGAGCTTAAAAACTGTCGAAGTGCTGCATTTTCTGTCACAGAAGAAGGTAAAGAAGTGCTTGTAATGGCACTTGAGGTTCCGCGCAATGTCAGCGATTTTGATATTTTTGCAAAAACACTTAACGGCCGGTTGATTGAACGTTTTGGTGTAAAGGCCGATCAAATCCTATTTTTACCGCGCAAAACCATCAAGATCACTTCTTCAGGCAAGCTACAACGCGTAGCGATTAAGCAAGCATACGAACAAGGCACTTTACAAGCATATCACCGCTTCAGCTTGGAAGCTCAAGTCAATGATAGTCAAACAATTAGTGATGGCGCGGTGACTGAGCTAGACATCTTTGACATAGCCAGTGTTGAACATTGGCTAGTATGCAAAGTGAGTGAGTTAACGGGTGTTTCCATTGCACAAATCTCACCTAAAGATTCTCTGGCCAACGTCGGGCTAGATTCAGTATTAGCAATGGAAATTCTATTTAAGCTAGAGCAATTAACAGGCATCTATCTCGCTCCAGATGTGCTTTATAGCTGTAACACCCCTCATTTGTTAGCCAAGCAAATTACTACTGTAGCAAGTAAAACATCTAAAACGGAGTTAGATCCAACATGTTAA
- a CDS encoding acyl carrier protein: MLNESVQSVSAKLCQFITHSYLDDDELIAPDTPIIELNILDSASIFDVVEYIHREFALRLPVIDIHPDNFASVEVLSKLVEHHRNKENTL; this comes from the coding sequence ATGTTAAATGAATCAGTTCAAAGTGTATCCGCCAAGCTTTGCCAATTTATCACCCATAGCTACCTTGATGATGATGAGTTAATCGCACCTGATACGCCCATTATTGAACTTAATATTCTCGATTCTGCGTCAATCTTTGACGTAGTCGAATATATACATCGCGAGTTCGCTCTGCGCTTACCCGTGATAGACATTCACCCAGACAATTTTGCATCCGTCGAAGTACTTAGCAAATTAGTTGAACATCACAGGAACAAGGAGAACACGTTATGA
- a CDS encoding aromatic ring-hydroxylating oxygenase subunit alpha produces the protein MIPNQWYAITRSQDVKKKPLGIKRLEKLLVLYRDTQGKLICMDDKCPHKGVKLSLGEQHGDLIACPYHGFQFDQQGDCVHMPVLGKNGDVPKGMCVKTYKVTEAYGLVWFWYGEQMAEEDYPEVPMFKQFKEYDGYYSYYGWDAPINYTRYVESVCEIYHIPFVHKGSAINIWDPKGGRVDDFECKVDGTLITSDFILRPDDERTAAETLVARKPWTRGWRFGIDVQMPNLIQIRSEVFDVIFIPTPIDENTCWVCVCYQEPKRDLLLPLIKPLPIPFWRPVRPWYMCRIERFVQQAKDMAVIAHQEPKVSSPKANRLIPIDKVNAHYIRFREKLIREAKEQQAHNKIKEQPHFEAPTLEQIIGIEEVN, from the coding sequence ATGATCCCAAATCAATGGTATGCCATAACTAGATCGCAAGACGTAAAGAAAAAACCTCTCGGTATTAAGCGACTAGAAAAATTACTTGTGCTCTATCGCGACACACAAGGAAAACTCATTTGTATGGATGATAAATGTCCACACAAAGGCGTAAAACTCAGTTTAGGTGAGCAACATGGTGACCTTATCGCGTGTCCTTATCATGGCTTTCAATTTGATCAACAAGGTGACTGTGTTCATATGCCGGTATTAGGCAAAAATGGCGATGTACCAAAAGGAATGTGTGTCAAAACCTACAAAGTAACAGAAGCATATGGATTGGTTTGGTTTTGGTATGGCGAACAAATGGCCGAAGAAGATTACCCAGAAGTGCCAATGTTCAAACAGTTTAAAGAGTACGATGGCTATTACTCCTACTATGGCTGGGATGCCCCCATCAACTACACTCGATATGTCGAAAGTGTATGTGAAATTTACCATATTCCTTTTGTACACAAAGGTTCAGCAATCAACATCTGGGACCCTAAAGGTGGTCGTGTTGATGACTTTGAATGTAAAGTTGATGGCACATTGATCACCAGCGACTTTATTTTACGCCCAGATGATGAGCGCACTGCAGCCGAAACACTGGTCGCTCGTAAGCCTTGGACAAGAGGCTGGCGCTTTGGCATCGATGTACAAATGCCAAACTTAATCCAGATCCGCAGTGAAGTATTTGATGTGATTTTTATTCCTACACCTATCGATGAAAATACCTGTTGGGTGTGCGTGTGCTATCAAGAACCAAAACGCGACCTTTTATTGCCGTTGATTAAACCCCTACCTATTCCATTTTGGCGTCCTGTTCGTCCTTGGTATATGTGTCGTATCGAGCGCTTTGTACAACAAGCTAAAGATATGGCTGTCATCGCCCATCAGGAGCCAAAAGTATCTAGCCCTAAAGCTAATCGATTAATCCCGATTGATAAAGTGAACGCTCACTATATTCGTTTCCGCGAAAAGCTGATCCGTGAAGCCAAAGAACAACAAGCACACAACAAAATAAAAGAACAACCACACTTTGAAGCCCCAACCCTTGAGCAGATCATCGGTATTGAAGAAGTAAATTAA
- a CDS encoding aminotransferase class I/II-fold pyridoxal phosphate-dependent enzyme gives MTKNNDLATAVQSLVLDIVKEQTCYSESDLLPDVPMEEGLGIDSIILASIVDELQQVFVFEHKLNSASFNTINDLLARCEGVALSEKGQAKLVTLGINHDVPVNDVSVNECPTAQEGPSHTTMRDFVSDGSPDLFSKVRKFNDFYETQAQTGNFWYGMPLSSRCENRATIFDAYQNKEREFLMFASNNYLGLANEPRVIDAICKAAKEYGATNTGCRLIGGTNHLHLELEERLAHFKGREACIVFPSGYSANLGTISALTGPKDTVITDVYNHMSIQDGCKLSGAKKRIYKHNDMASLEEVLKGCADSEGGKLIVADGVFSMHGNIVKLPEMVRLARKYQARILIDDAHSTGILGATGSGTAEHFNLKHEVDLELGTMSKTLAGMGGFVCGDKDVIDYLRFYANSYVFAATIPAHIAAGLIQCIDIIEKEPERIERLWSNVNYLHSALKELGFNTGDSESAIIPIVIGDEALAMKMGHAVRQQGMFCQTVVFPGVAVGDARLRISVLSQHTKADLDGAIEILVNAARSVNLPNFKG, from the coding sequence ATGACAAAAAATAATGATTTAGCGACTGCTGTTCAGTCGTTAGTTTTAGACATCGTAAAAGAACAAACCTGCTACTCAGAGTCTGATCTGCTCCCTGATGTGCCTATGGAAGAAGGATTGGGAATTGACTCAATCATCTTGGCGTCAATTGTTGATGAGCTGCAACAGGTATTTGTATTTGAGCATAAACTAAACTCAGCGAGTTTTAATACCATTAACGACTTGCTTGCGCGCTGCGAAGGCGTTGCATTAAGTGAAAAAGGCCAAGCAAAACTTGTTACATTGGGTATCAACCATGATGTGCCAGTAAATGATGTATCCGTCAATGAATGCCCAACTGCTCAAGAAGGCCCATCACACACCACCATGCGTGATTTTGTCTCTGATGGCAGCCCTGATTTATTTAGCAAAGTACGTAAGTTTAATGACTTTTACGAAACGCAAGCACAAACAGGCAATTTTTGGTACGGCATGCCGCTGAGCTCTCGCTGTGAAAACCGCGCAACTATTTTTGATGCCTATCAAAATAAAGAACGTGAGTTTTTGATGTTCGCATCGAACAATTACCTTGGCTTAGCGAATGAACCTCGGGTTATTGATGCTATCTGCAAAGCAGCAAAAGAATATGGTGCAACCAATACAGGGTGTCGTTTGATTGGGGGTACAAACCATTTGCACCTCGAACTTGAAGAACGCTTAGCCCACTTCAAAGGTCGTGAAGCCTGTATTGTTTTTCCATCTGGTTACTCTGCAAACCTAGGTACTATCTCAGCACTAACAGGCCCAAAAGACACGGTTATTACAGATGTTTATAACCATATGAGCATCCAAGATGGTTGTAAGTTATCTGGCGCTAAAAAACGTATCTATAAACACAATGATATGGCGTCTTTAGAAGAAGTACTAAAAGGCTGCGCGGATTCAGAAGGCGGCAAGCTTATTGTTGCTGATGGTGTATTTAGCATGCACGGTAACATCGTAAAACTACCAGAAATGGTGCGCTTAGCTCGTAAGTATCAAGCACGTATCTTAATTGATGATGCACACTCTACGGGTATTTTAGGCGCAACGGGTTCAGGCACCGCTGAGCACTTTAATCTTAAACATGAAGTCGATTTAGAACTTGGCACCATGAGTAAAACACTCGCAGGGATGGGCGGCTTTGTGTGTGGTGACAAAGATGTCATTGATTATCTACGTTTTTATGCAAACAGCTATGTTTTTGCAGCCACAATTCCTGCGCACATTGCCGCAGGCCTGATCCAGTGTATTGATATCATTGAAAAAGAGCCTGAGCGTATTGAACGTTTATGGAGCAACGTTAACTACCTGCATAGCGCCTTAAAAGAACTTGGTTTTAACACTGGTGACAGTGAAAGCGCCATTATTCCTATTGTTATTGGTGATGAAGCCCTAGCAATGAAAATGGGCCATGCGGTTCGCCAACAGGGCATGTTCTGTCAAACCGTGGTGTTCCCAGGCGTTGCGGTAGGCGATGCAAGATTACGTATCAGTGTGCTATCACAACATACCAAAGCGGATTTAGATGGCGCTATTGAAATTCTAGTCAACGCAGCCAGAAGCGTTAATTTACCGAATTTTAAAGGCTAA
- a CDS encoding AMP-binding protein, with amino-acid sequence MKEMLPTALHQALFYWANKQPQQPFLLAEPALCYRQSANYVSALATQLSGSQRVAIWLEKNNHYALSILAALSAGACYIPIDSKQPINRVDLILTDAQADTLIVDDKHLLQVTPLLAKYPQLKIVLIGEKCVQQAANTSFFDWRLHLETELAHTNEPWHKNSLAAVLFTSGSTGRPKGVQLTLGNIQHFVSWCQDNMSLDSCDRFLNLASFNFDLSTFDLFVCLAVGGSLYIANDDAPKQPMTLANVLNEHQISVMYCVPSLLNLMNRIGLWQQAEPLALRHLIFAGEAMPKPCLKGLASALPSTHFYNFYGPTETNVCLAYKVTEADVLNNEPIAIGLPIGDTQAWLIDEQGNPVTNESGAMGELVIQGSCVTPGYCLESQKLANHALQIHSTGDIARYQNGQYYYHGRCDRMVKISGFRVELGEIEACLLAHPQISEVAVRYCANTSKLIASYALNDAQSKIGTLALKTYSAQHLPTYMIPHKFECFGTLPKNANGKIDYPTLAQVNDD; translated from the coding sequence ATGAAAGAAATGTTGCCAACGGCGCTACATCAAGCCTTGTTTTATTGGGCAAACAAGCAACCTCAACAGCCATTTTTACTCGCTGAGCCAGCTTTGTGCTATCGCCAATCAGCTAACTATGTAAGCGCATTGGCAACACAACTTTCAGGTAGCCAACGAGTCGCTATTTGGCTTGAAAAGAACAACCATTATGCCCTGTCAATTTTGGCAGCGCTTAGCGCTGGCGCTTGCTATATCCCAATTGACAGCAAACAGCCTATTAACCGTGTTGACTTGATTTTAACCGACGCTCAAGCAGATACCTTAATCGTAGACGATAAACATCTGTTGCAAGTTACACCGCTTTTAGCAAAATACCCGCAACTTAAAATCGTGTTAATTGGTGAAAAGTGTGTCCAACAGGCGGCAAATACGAGCTTTTTTGACTGGCGCTTACACCTAGAAACCGAGCTGGCGCACACAAATGAACCTTGGCATAAAAATAGCCTTGCTGCGGTGCTTTTTACTTCTGGCTCAACAGGCCGCCCCAAAGGTGTGCAGCTAACACTTGGCAATATTCAGCATTTTGTTAGCTGGTGCCAAGATAATATGAGCTTGGATAGCTGCGATCGGTTTTTAAATCTAGCCAGCTTTAACTTCGATTTAAGTACTTTTGACCTATTTGTTTGCTTAGCAGTTGGTGGCAGTTTGTACATCGCCAATGATGATGCGCCAAAGCAACCAATGACATTAGCGAATGTGCTTAATGAACATCAGATCAGCGTGATGTATTGTGTGCCGTCACTGCTGAATTTGATGAACCGTATCGGTTTGTGGCAACAAGCAGAGCCCTTGGCACTACGCCATCTCATTTTTGCAGGAGAAGCAATGCCAAAGCCTTGTTTAAAAGGCCTTGCGAGCGCTTTACCTAGTACTCACTTTTACAATTTTTATGGACCAACAGAAACCAATGTTTGTCTTGCCTACAAAGTAACTGAGGCGGATGTTCTCAATAATGAGCCGATAGCCATTGGTCTGCCTATCGGGGATACCCAAGCATGGCTTATTGATGAACAAGGAAATCCGGTCACCAATGAGTCTGGTGCAATGGGAGAGCTTGTGATCCAAGGCAGCTGCGTAACACCTGGCTATTGCTTAGAATCGCAAAAGCTCGCAAATCATGCACTGCAAATTCACTCTACTGGTGACATTGCCCGCTATCAAAATGGCCAATATTACTACCATGGTCGTTGCGACCGTATGGTTAAAATTTCAGGTTTTCGCGTTGAGTTAGGTGAGATTGAAGCCTGTCTTTTGGCACACCCACAAATAAGTGAAGTAGCAGTAAGATACTGCGCTAACACCAGCAAGCTAATAGCAAGTTACGCATTGAATGATGCCCAAAGCAAGATTGGTACTTTAGCACTTAAAACATATAGTGCTCAGCACTTGCCTACCTACATGATCCCACACAAGTTTGAGTGTTTTGGTACGTTACCAAAAAATGCCAATGGCAAAATTGATTACCCAACCCTTGCGCAGGTGAATGATGATTAA
- a CDS encoding polyketide synthase — translation MINKQQHAIALLDLQSNVGTQNGYLDCLSDLKHYSKFAIPPIYRKAINRMQLPLLQLSMALCERFDAFVHDGRTDVIVCSEPCADRQLANHYRVTSQALLAELIATTDNETIKKQLHDLKPTELVSSHDKVGEMATTMATRIAQSAKLKGRAFAINSGDESLSKAVALAYDALLNHKADAVLIAVANDWQTPSDIQPLAASTLLLVRTDKAIDNAKAYLQYCHQHSFVPAKHDSSSNAGVVNSALQLSSWLAKNPQDTWPISPQFSFSTSPCWYKALEQTAITICDKQIWLADRLGTKAYWQGLNDKRGGIASLEHNTMVSGTLFKPDGETQDSYYCRQAAKLSSDHLDTLAHASYDNALNTMLNEWQHLALPSDKNTLVITATNLGPYSERRKLLHAKFSSLVEQCQEILTAYNDDAGLVQLQKWQSQFTQDAQSEHNQALGLSLQLAQHFQLKNYDALALESACAGSMAALDCAINALQSKRVDYAIVAAAELPVNLHDLCLCSKQQMLSHSVIATFSEHADGFTPGDGLGVVILTRDDIAIAKNYPRLARIEAIGSSTYSKSMIAPNSAGQVEAMQHAFAQTALTPSDIDWVETHGTGTPIGDLVEIQALSEVYQRRDNNSLKLGALKTQFGHTFATAGLASLIKALLSFEHNSIPHNLLRGKLRDELNLETLNFDPMASAKPYAQPQGKRSASINGFGTGGVNYHVIISDCTSETTQGTHDEL, via the coding sequence ATGATTAATAAGCAACAACATGCCATTGCCTTGTTGGATTTGCAGTCAAACGTTGGTACACAAAACGGATATTTGGATTGCCTGAGTGACTTAAAGCACTATTCAAAGTTTGCAATACCACCGATTTATAGAAAAGCAATCAATCGCATGCAATTACCATTGCTGCAACTGAGTATGGCGCTTTGTGAACGTTTTGATGCGTTTGTCCACGATGGCAGAACTGATGTGATAGTTTGCTCTGAGCCTTGTGCAGATAGGCAACTGGCTAACCACTATAGAGTAACGTCACAAGCATTGCTGGCTGAGCTAATCGCAACCACTGACAATGAAACTATAAAAAAGCAATTACATGATCTTAAGCCAACAGAGCTTGTCAGTAGCCACGATAAAGTGGGTGAAATGGCCACAACAATGGCAACACGCATCGCCCAAAGTGCAAAACTAAAAGGCCGCGCGTTTGCAATCAACAGCGGTGATGAGTCGTTATCTAAAGCCGTTGCTTTGGCTTATGACGCACTACTAAATCATAAAGCAGATGCAGTGCTTATTGCCGTTGCTAATGATTGGCAAACCCCTTCAGATATTCAGCCTTTGGCAGCGAGCACTTTGCTATTAGTCAGAACGGACAAAGCTATCGATAACGCAAAGGCTTATCTGCAGTATTGCCATCAACATAGCTTTGTGCCAGCAAAGCATGATTCGTCTAGCAATGCGGGCGTGGTAAATAGTGCTTTGCAACTGTCATCGTGGCTTGCAAAAAACCCTCAAGATACATGGCCCATTAGCCCACAGTTTAGCTTCAGCACTTCACCGTGTTGGTATAAAGCCCTCGAGCAAACAGCCATTACCATTTGTGATAAACAAATATGGCTGGCAGATAGACTTGGTACAAAAGCCTATTGGCAAGGATTAAATGACAAGCGCGGTGGTATTGCTTCGCTTGAACATAACACCATGGTATCAGGCACATTATTTAAACCCGATGGCGAAACACAAGATAGTTACTACTGTAGGCAAGCTGCAAAATTAAGCTCTGATCACCTTGATACATTAGCACATGCAAGCTACGACAATGCTCTCAATACCATGCTAAATGAGTGGCAACACCTTGCCTTGCCTAGTGATAAAAACACCTTAGTTATCACAGCGACTAATCTTGGCCCATACAGCGAGCGCCGTAAGTTATTACATGCAAAGTTCAGCAGTTTAGTTGAACAATGCCAAGAGATATTAACCGCTTATAATGATGATGCAGGCCTTGTACAACTACAAAAATGGCAAAGCCAGTTTACACAAGATGCGCAAAGTGAGCACAACCAAGCGCTCGGTCTTAGCCTGCAATTAGCGCAACATTTTCAGTTGAAAAACTACGATGCTTTAGCACTTGAAAGCGCCTGTGCAGGCTCTATGGCTGCTTTAGATTGTGCTATCAACGCGCTACAAAGCAAACGCGTAGATTATGCCATTGTGGCAGCGGCAGAGCTGCCGGTAAATCTGCATGACTTGTGTCTGTGCTCTAAGCAGCAAATGTTATCGCATTCGGTAATTGCCACATTTAGCGAACACGCCGATGGCTTTACCCCAGGTGACGGGCTGGGCGTTGTGATTTTAACTCGTGATGATATTGCGATAGCCAAAAATTATCCAAGACTTGCTCGAATTGAGGCCATAGGCTCAAGTACCTATAGCAAGTCAATGATAGCCCCAAATAGCGCAGGCCAAGTTGAGGCAATGCAGCACGCATTTGCGCAAACCGCGCTAACGCCGTCTGACATTGACTGGGTAGAAACCCACGGTACAGGTACCCCCATTGGTGATTTGGTTGAAATACAAGCGCTAAGCGAAGTGTATCAGCGGCGCGATAACAACTCACTTAAACTCGGCGCGCTTAAAACCCAGTTTGGTCATACCTTTGCCACAGCGGGCCTAGCAAGCCTCATCAAGGCATTGTTGAGCTTTGAACATAATTCCATTCCACACAATTTGTTGCGCGGCAAACTGCGCGACGAGTTAAACCTAGAAACACTGAATTTTGACCCAATGGCAAGTGCAAAACCTTATGCGCAGCCGCAAGGTAAACGCAGTGCGTCAATTAATGGATTTGGCACCGGTGGTGTGAACTACCACGTGATTATCAGCGATTGTACTTCTGAGACAACGCAAGGAACTCATGATGAACTTTGA